In one window of Aphidius gifuensis isolate YNYX2018 linkage group LG4, ASM1490517v1, whole genome shotgun sequence DNA:
- the LOC122854121 gene encoding disintegrin and metalloproteinase domain-containing protein 12-like — MASDIWRVSNAQNKCSELVLLLRPIVITWWLSTILLQHHHSQAASQTGPSPDFSTYNLVKPRFFHGRTKREISQTKQNDVEHADVLSVGIVIDGVERILDLRLNTDLIPVQYKHTIQVKGKRITEKPDHMEHCYYKGSIREIPDSWVAVSTCSGLRGTIFDGENMHHIHSSENESLNSTHYLYKQTDLTANHTCGYEGNPHKVNTPRVNPRVHRNKRAAEEVRGPYNANRQSRYVELVIVIDKKEYIALGQDLKKVHHHCKDIANIINALYTQLNIFIALVGVEVWTETDAITLSQKGDTTLQNFLRYRRQILVKSMPNDNAQLLTRVHFDGGVVGKALKGPICTYEYSGGVSMDHSNVIGLVAATVAHEMGHNFGMEHDTDDCQCPDDRCIMASSSGSKSPTHWSSCSLEYLALAFEHGMDYCLRNKPKKLFGSSICGNGFVESGEQCDCGLLNNCDNPCCNATTCMLHSNASCATGECCDLNTCKPKNAGTQCRSSNHECDLPEYCTGSSEYCPNDVFKIDGDSCSNGKAYCYQGTCKTHTDQCKLLWGPTAWSSDKQCYDTNSKGTKYGNCGFNRLESIYTKCEDDDKLCGMLHCGHYNEKLEFGMESVANLSHTFINAGGSIIACRSVIVDLGLNQVDPGLAPDGSKCATGKMCVNQKCISIANLRSRINNGDICPNNCGGNGVCNSLGHCHCNKGFKPPYCTESGYGGSDDSGPSEDPNEHNAFTMTMYIIFYGILPTSILLYLAWWIKNNNIRRPTWKKDAISTLDCGFTIKPVDRSRGSPHHGLSRNIETIDSSLSQDPACASLLPKSDNDERFNNNLFGQFKGFTLTPLPNSHQSTTQKLMEPTKSAPPPPTIPTVVIQTNIKTAQRSSSLKSAALMSQPSSSSSSSSSNNNDAIVQSLNQNNSRPLISSPVLAATTCTSLELIVGGKIPTRPAPEVPVRPPETLNASSISLSSQPNNIVIENDHHHKKINKDNNKFMSLNRIASMLRPSGIVRSISQPANSNSNNINSQQKLTKAIDKEILKNLKISNPILQNDINLKSSALPIVNSDENLNCQRKNVLMRAQSMRDHGINNKRPIIHSFGSMRVGNKRPISIPASTRPTSPPPPIPPGAFDKTIDQHKIPGLPGYQTPQIKVSAKKLTEDTYDDCMNLAQDSGLTKIIEESPSNDNIYAVIEEPITAKLNTTSSQVNEYKVPKPVETSIYSASTLDKKKGDKKVIDNLPINNSSGNYANTNNYKTPESIYSNASSVKSNSAVSETSSGYLLPSAVNVPIATTNDKSLASVHQTNVRKPVDNLTSTKTAKSLIINSQKLPVKLKDDENIKTNDELSKVVDEVKTIKSPTKESSLILSKQNIIKKEPITKPPLSRTKTPPHINKNLIKNEKDDKVSKTPDQPTTKTVRQGSDTSLKSNKSQSNKERRDSTGSITKNVPLTTFKNKNNSPDVVSSCSKNPKTSESPDVLGNSGKLLLQQQKNQKTKLNKAPIMPSKPGSILTKTSTFNERKKSPVANNNIVKSLTTKDDVKLLIKNDGKLNLASKTSVATLQQKFEQQNKIATINSIKNNNNIVRKTNLNK; from the exons atggctaGTGATATTTGGCGAGTATCAAATGCTCAAAATAAGTGCAGTGAACTCGTGCTGTTGCTGAGACCCATCGTCATAACTTGGTGGCTCTCAACAATTCTCCTTCAACATCATCATAGCCAAGCAGCATCCCAAACTG gACCTTCACCGGATTTTAGCACATACAATTTGGTGAAGCCACGATTTTTTCATGGACGAACGAAACGAGAAATATCACAAACGAAACAAAAT GATGTTGAACATGCAGATGTACTTAGTGTTGGTATTGTTATTGATGGAGTTGAAAGGATACTTGATCTTCGACTAAATACTGATTTAATACCAGTACAATACAAACACACAATTCAAGTTAAAGGAAAACGTATTACAGAAAAACCAGATCAcatg gaacattgttattataaagGAAGTATCAGAGAAATACCAGATTCTTGGGTTGCTGTATCAACATGTAGTGGTCTTCGAGGTACTATTTTTGATGGTGAAAATATGCATCATATACATTCATCAGAAAATGAATCACTCAACAGTACTCATTATCTTTATAAACAAACTGATTTAACAGCAAATCACACATGTG gATATGAAGGAAATCCACACAAGGTCAATACACCACGAGTAAATCCTAGGGTTCATCGG AATAAAAGAGCAGCAGAAGAAGTTCGAGGTCCTTATAATGCAAATCGACAATCTCGTTATGTTGAATTGGTTATTGTTATTGACAAAAAAGAATACATTGCATTGGgccaagatttaaaaaaagttcatCATCATTGCAAAGACAttgcaaatattataaatgct ctttataCACaacttaatatatttattgcacTTGTTGGTGTTGAAGTATGGACTGAAACTGATGCAATAACATTATCACAAAAAGGTGATACAAcacttcaaaattttttacgttATCGTAGACAAATACTTGTTAAATCAATGCCAAATGATAACGCACAATTGTTAAC ACGAGTTCATTTTGatggtggtgttgttggtaAAGCACTCAAGGGACCAATTTGTACTTATGAATATTCTGGTGGTGTATCAATGGATCATTCAAATGTGATTGGTTTAGTTGCTGCAACAGTTGCACATGAAATGGGACATAATTTTGGTATGGAACATGATACTGATGATTGTCAATGTCCAGATGATAGATGTATTATGGCATCATCAAGTGGTTCAAAAAGTCCAACTCATTGGTCTTCATGTTCATTGGAATATTTAGCTCTTGCATTTGAGCATGGAATGGATTATTGTCTTCgtaataaaccaaaaaaattatttggtagTTCAATATGTGGTAATGGTTTTGTTGAATCTGGTGAACAATGTGATTGTGgtctattaaataattgtgataATCCATGTTGTAATGCAACAACATGTATGTTACATTCAAATGCAAGTTGTGCAACTGGTGAATGTTGTGatttaaatacatgtaaacCTAAAAATGCTGGTACACAATGTAGATCATCAAATCATGAATGTGATTTACCAGAATATTGTACTGGATCAAGTGAATATTGTCCAAatgatgtatttaaaattgatggtGATAGTTGTAGTAATGGAAAAGCATATTGTTATCAGGGTACATGTAAAACACATACTGatcaatgtaaattattatgggGACCAACAGCATGGTCATCTGATAAACAATGTTATGATACAAATTCAAAAGGTACAAAATATGGTAATTGTGGTTTTAATAGATTAGAATCAATATATACTAAAtgtgaagatgatgataaattatgtGGTATGTTACATTGTGGtcattataatgaaaaacttgaatttgGCATGGAATCTGTTGCAAATTTAAGTCATACATTTATTAATGCTGGTGGTTCAATAATTGCTTGTCGTTCAGTTATTGTTGATTTAGGATTAAATCAAGTTGATCCTGGTCTTGCACCAGATGGCTCAAAATGTGCTACAGGAAAAATGTGTGTTAATCAAAAATGCATATCAATTGCTAATCTTAGATCTCGTATTAATAATGGTGATATTTGTCCAAATAATTGTGGAGGTAATGGAGTGTGTAATAGTCTTGGACATTGTCATTGTAATAAAGGTTTTAAACCTCCTTATTGTACTGAATCTGGTTATGGTGGTTCTGATGATAGTGGTCCTTCTGAAGATCCAAATg aacATAATGCATTTACTATGAccatgtatattatattttatggcATTTTACCAACGAGTATTTTGCTTTATCTTGCTTGgtggattaaaaataataatattagaagACCAACATGGAAAAAGGACGCAATATCAAC acTTGACTGCGGTTTCACAATCAAACCAGTTGATCGTTCACGGGGCAGTCCTCATCATGGATTATCTCGCAACATTGAAACAATTGATTCAAGTTTATCCCAAGATCCTGCGTGTGCAAGTCTATTACCAAAATCTGACAATGATGAACgtttcaacaataatttatttggtcaaTTTAAAGGTTTTACATTAACACCCTTGCCAAATTCCCATCAATCAACAACACAAAAACTCATGGAACCAACAAAATCAGCTCCTCCACCCCCAACAATACCCACTGTTGttattcaaacaaatattaaaacagcACAACGTAGTAGTTCTTTAAAAAGTGCTGCTTTAATGTCacaaccatcatcatcatcatcatcatcatcatcaaataataatgatgcaaTTGTACAATCATtgaatcaaaataattcaagacCATTAATAAGCAGTCCAGTTCTTGCTGCTACAACTTGTACATCATTGGAACTTATTGTTGGTGGTAAAATACCAACAAGACCAGCACCTGAAGTACCAGTTAGACCACCAGAAACATTAAAtgcatcatcaatatcattatcatcacagccaaataatattgtcattgaaaatgatcatcatcataaaaaaattaacaaagataataataaattcatgtcATTAAATAGAATTGCATCAATGCTAAGACCATCTGGAATTGTTAGATCAATTTCACAACCAGctaatagtaatagtaataatatcaattcacaacaaaaattaacaaaagcaattgataaagaaatattaaaaaatcttaaaatatcaaatccaatattacaaaatgacattaatttaaaatcatcagcTCTGCCAATTGTAAATTCTGATGAAAACTTAAATTGTCAAcgtaaaaatgttttaatgcGAGCACAATCAATGAGAGATCatggaataaataataaacgacCAATAATACATAGTTTTGGATCAATGAGAGTTGGTAATAAAAGACCAATAAGTATACCAGCAAGTACAAGACcaacatcaccaccaccaccaattcCACCAGGTgcatttgataaaacaattgatcAACATAAAATACCTGGATTACCTGGCTATCAAACACCACAAATTAAAGTTTcagctaaaaaattaacagaagATACTTATGATGATTGTATGAATCTTGCACAAGACTCTGGACTCACTAAAATCATAGAAGAATCaccatcaaatgataatatttatgcaGTTATTGAGGAGCCAATTACtgcaaaattaaatacaacatCTAGCCAAGTTAATGAATACAAAGTACCAAAACCAGTTGAAACATCAATTTATTCAGCATCaacacttgataaaaaaaagggagataaaaaagttattgataATTTGCCAATAAACAATTCATCAGGTAATTAtgcaaatacaaataattataaaacaccAGAAAGTATTTATTCAAATGCATCATCAGTTAAATCAAATTCAGCTGTATCAGAAACAAGTTCTGGATATCTTTTGCCATCAGCTGTTAATGTACCAATTGCCACTACTAATGATAAATCACTTGCATCAGTACATCAAACAAATGTACGAAAGCCAGTAGATAATTTAACTTCAACAAAAACTGCaaaatcattgataataaattcacaaaaattaccagttaaattaaaagatgatgaaaatataaaaacaaatgatgaatTGTCAAAAGTTGTTGATGAAGtgaaaacaattaaaagtcCAACAAAAGAATCATCTTTgattttatcaaaacaaaatattatcaaaaaagagCCAATAACAAAACCACCATTGAGTAGAACAAAGACACCACctcatattaataaaaatttaattaaaaatgagaaaGATGATAAAGTTTCAAAGACACCTGATCaaccaacaacaaaaacagtTCGTCAAGGATCTGATACaagtttaaaatcaaataaaagtcAGAGTAATAAAGAACGACGTGATTCAACTGgttcaataacaaaaaatgtgCCTTtaacaacatttaaaaataaaaataatagtccAGATGTTGTTTCAAGTTGttcaaaaaatccaaaaacATCAGAATCACCAGATGTACTTGGTAACagtggtaaattattattacaacaacaaaaaaatcaaaaaacaaaattaaataaagctcCAATAATGCCATCAAAACCAGGTAGcattttaacaaaaacatCAACATTTAATGAACGTAAAAAATCACCAGttgctaataataatattgttaaatcattaacaacaaaagatgatgttaaattattaattaaaaatgatggaaaattaaatttagctAGCAAAACAAGTGTTGCAACTTTGCAACAAAAATttgaacaacaaaataaaattgcaacaataaattcaattaaaaataataataatattgttcgtaaaacaaatttaaataaataa
- the LOC122853676 gene encoding cilia- and flagella-associated protein 206-like codes for MFVNNQPTQYIISKIIEKCENNNVIVSKDIVSFILHLWELNPSYQFVNIDNDDEIIEAIADKLIDKKSPSLNTLKIQLYFAKHYSTKNEIVKKHRQKIKKKTSPLVEEICKTTIASNDRDIDKLYQKILIVITLLSGLGNPMEPTVLKEVAIALQSVYLPSELSHFVLMKKNDKEAQLQELVDIIAGIRLFNKDCQRGGEGIDDLPSILQEAVVKTRDSILELLEDLMKTVYRLTAAVENIVQILSFKTNYSSDKKIDKEYTWIIEMLIAYRQQEIYTRKILADVDELANDLNSLMDRLQARLLKLHNTVKFRTAIPTLQVYPQFIDLADIWIKLQDQVILLTHIKNLLCEMKSLNEVIEVHDESIIDIFIRDSKVPSDAERLEQSMGKIITECGDCSIIYPNTTKDFEKTPLEFLGFCAWTFVAGHGALIPGNPNIGIVQWRNKYFAFSSNNAAKKFGADPTRHVSDGFNFIRCHPEYIQLFQLYDDLQTFKNQQKMSDSTIVKSHQDEILQTDTHILPANIDANNYYHHSIWEHRRRALRLADLSKLSTKSTQTYSSYFKKTVTIQTNNPKDISIQTRRDNYTNTINEKNYIFGLRGNKSNTPRVLTFSIN; via the exons ATGTTTGTCAACAATCAACCAACCC aatatattatatcaaaaattattgaaaaatgtgaaaataataatgtcattgTATCAAAAGATATTGTTTCATTTATT TTGCATTTGTGGGAGTTAAATCCATCCtatcaatttgtaaatattgacaatgacgatgaaattattgaagctattgctgataaattaattgacaaaaaaagtCCAAGTTTAAATACTCTAAAAATACAGCTGTATTTTGCAAAACATTACTCAACTAAAA atgaaattgttaaaaaacatagacaaaaaattaaaaaaaaaacatctccACTAGTTGAAGAAATATGTAAAACAACAATAGCATCAAATGATCGTGATATTGATaaactttatcaaaaaatattaattgttattaccTTATTGAGTGGACTGGGTAATCCAATGGAGCCAACAGTTTTAAAAGAAGTTGCAATTGCTCTTCAAAGTGTATATTTACCATCAGAATTAAGTCACTttgttttgatgaaaaaaaatgacaaggAAGCTCAGCTACAAGAGCTTGTTGATATCATTGCTGGTATAAGATTATTCAACAAAGACTGTCAACGTGGTGGAGAAGGCATTGATGATT TACCAAGTATTCTTCAAGAAGCTGTTGTTAAAACTCGTGATTCAATTTTGGAACTACTGGAGGACTTGATGAAGACAGTGTATCGTTTGACAGCAGCTGTAGAAAATATTGTGCAAATATTGTCATTCAAAACCAATTAttcaagtgataaaaaaattgataaagaatATACCTGGATCATTGAGATGCTGATTGCCTATAGACAGCAAGAAATTTACACGAGAAAAATACTTGCTGATGTTGATGAACTGGCAAATGATTTGAACAGCTTGATGGACCGGTTGCAAGCTAGATTATTAAAACTTCACAACACTGTAAAATTTAGAACAGCAATACCAACTCTTCAAGTTTAC CCACAATTTATTGATCTTGCTGATATTTGGATAAAACTCCAAGACCAAGTTATACTTTTGACTCACATTAAAAATCTTCTTTGTGAAATGAAATCACTCAATGAA GTTATTGAAGTGCATGATGaatcaataattgatatttttataagagACAGTAAAGTACCATCTGATGCCGAGCGATTGGAACAATCAATGGGAAAAATTATCA CTGAATGTGGTGACTGTTCAATAATCTATCCAAACACAACAAAAGACTTTGAAAAAACTCCCCTAGag TTTTTAGGATTTTGTGCATGGACCTTTGTTGCTGGTCATGGTGCATTAATACCAGGTAATCCAAACATTGGTATTGTACAGtggagaaataaatattttgcatTTAGTTCAAACAATGCAGCTAAAAAATTTGGTGCTGATCCAACAAG ACATGTTTCTGATGGATTTAATTTCATTCGTTGTCATCCAGAATACATCCAGTTATTTCAACTCTACGATGACCTACAAACATTCAAGAATCAACAAaa GATGAGTGATAGTACAATTGTTAAATCACATCAAGATGAAATTTTACAAACTGATACACATATACTTCCGGCAAATATTGatgctaataattattatcatcacagTATTTGGGAACACAGACGACGAGCATTAAGATTG GCTGACTTGTCAAAGCTATCAACAAAAAGCACACAAACATATTCatcgtattttaaaaaaacagtaacaatacaaacaaataatccAAAAGATATTTCAATACAAACACGTAGagataattatacaaatacaattaatgaaaaaaattatatttttggtcTTAGAGGAAATAAAAGTAATACTCCAAGAGTATTaacattttcaattaattaa
- the LOC122854153 gene encoding fibrillin-2-like isoform X2 → MKSVCSGTFCKCYTNYKDLKDCTLKPSHFREFKNDGIIGRICHHDIDCNLHNRHCNTTTHQCACDRGYVASKNSKTCLPVAKSMDEFCEDDKQCLATMPNTTCQEHKCTCINGFNYNKNICYKQIGINEHCTANEECSHVPRAICNDNQTCSCSSDDILSFDKTRCISTSLDSQDACLASVECKASFGDAECVDKSCKCIQNNHYAADIKRCVLNRAIDESCEFDYECYQENAANEIGSLKCLSNKCICSDDSTRDGNICIVTCKQESQRDTNFIQVCLYISSR, encoded by the exons ATGAAATCAGTATGTTCAGGTACATTTTGCAAATgttatacaaattataaagACTTGAAAGATTGTACATTGAAACCATCACACTTtagagaatttaaaaatgatggaATTATTGGAAGAATTTGTCATCATGATATTGATTGTAATTTGCATAATAGACATTGTAATACAACAACACATCAATGTGCCTGTGATCGTGGATATGTTGCATCGAAAAATTCTAAAACATGTTTAcctg ttgcaAAATCAATGGATGAATTTTGTGAAGATGACAAGCAGTGTCTTGCAACAATGCCCAATACAACTTGTCAAGAACATAAATGTACTTGTATTAATGGAtttaattacaacaaaaatatttgctaCAAACAaattg GTATCAATGAACATTGCACAGCAAATGAAGAATGTTCACATGTTCCACGAGCAATATGTAATGATAATCAAACATGTTCATGCTCAAGTGATGACATATTGAGTTTTGATAAAACAAGATGTATTTCAACATCTCTTGATAGTCAAGATGCATGTTTGGCTAGTGTAGAGTGTAAAGCATCATTTGGTGATGCTGAATGTGTTGATAAATCATGCAAGTgtattcaaaataatcattatgcTGCTGATATTAAACGTTGTGTTCTTAATAGAG CAATTGATGAATCATGCGAGTTTGATTATGAATGTTATCAAGAAAATGCTGCCAATGAAATTGGaagtttaaaatgtttatcaaataaatgtatttgctCTGATGATTCAACAAGAGATGGAAATATATGTATTG tCACATGTAAGCAAGAGAGCCAGAGAGACACAAATTTCATACaagtttgtttatatatttcaagtcgGTAA
- the LOC122853675 gene encoding uncharacterized protein LOC122853675, with protein MLQLTVTSNMSFNGLFVVIFLTKIIVIISQDTLQSDGSAKIGDACERDYQCIKNAFCRVQQTCLCDPFYSPSTDKTMCHATSGTACQDQRDCLTMSNAECIQGVCTCKDNFILDIKNSSNCIIRPAKEGDRCQRSDECTDALDRSHCIDEKCKCFGDYKFINETGKCIEVKGPYQPCKYNYECYDKYSPDGLICKDGKECAFKNFTNKVSSWGLQNKVCVIILSHTTNRYPLGFKKQVD; from the exons ATGCTCCAACTTACAGTGACAAGTAACATGTCTTTTAAcggtttatttgttgttatatttttgacgaaaattattgtaattatttcacAAGATACATTACAAtcag atGGATCAGCAAAAATCGGTGATGCTTGTGAAAGAGATTATCaatgtattaaaaatgcattttgTCGTGTACAACAAACTTGTCTATGTGATCCATTTTATTCACCTAGTACTGACAAGACAATGTGTCATGCAA caTCTGGAACAGCATGCCAAGATCAACGTGACTGTTTGACCATGTCAAATGCCGAATGCATTCAGGGTGTTTGCACTTGCAaggataattttattcttgatattaaaaattcatcaaattgcATCATaa gaCCAGCAAAAGAGGGTGATCGTTGTCAAAGATCAGATGAATGTACAGATGCACTAGACAGATCTCAttgtattgatgaaaaatgCAAATGTTTTGgagattataaatttataaatgaaactGGAAAATGTATAGAAGTTAAAG gtCCATATCAAccatgtaaatataattacgaGTGCTATGATAAATATTCTCCAGATGGTTTGATTTGTAAGGATGGCAAAGAATgtgcttttaaaaattttactaataaag tttcaAGCTGGGGatt ACAAAACAAAGTATGCGTTATCATTTTGTCACACACGACAAACAGGTACCCACTTGGTTTTAAAAAACAGGTAGATTAG
- the LOC122854157 gene encoding upstream activation factor subunit spp27 translates to MADISKDELRKEITAILKDADLTTMSAKKVRQNIEEKLDIDLSSRKKEVDDLVMDHLQEKQDDGGKKKKKAASEESEEGEEEEEEEDEASEEEEEEEKKPAKRGPPKKTPSKRKKGSSDDDESGSDDDASDEEYSPKKVAKVTPKKGKPAAKKGKGKGKGSDSDSDEDWGKSKKPAAGAKKGPGKGKGGYTRAIPLSPELAAIVGAEAMARGEVVKKVWAIIRERNLYDPKNKQYAICDDELMKVIGVKRFRTFGMMKYLKSHFVG, encoded by the exons ATGGCTGATATATCCAAGGACGAACTTCGTAAAGAGATTACCG CTATCCTCAAGGATGCTGATCTCACGACAATGTCTGCCAAAAAAGTACGacaaaatattgaagaaaaattagacATTGATCTTTCATCAAg aaaaaaagaagttGATGATCTTGTAATGGACCATCTCCAAGAAAAACAAGAtgatggtggaaaaaaaaagaaaaaagcagCAAGTGAAGAATCAGAAGAAGGTGAagaggaagaagaagaagaagatgaagcaTCTGAagaggaagaagaagaagaaaaaaaaccagcaAAACGTGGACCACCAAAAAAAACACCATCAAAACGTAAGAAGGGTtcatcagatgatgatgaaagtggtagtgatgatgatgctaGTGATGAGGAATACAGTCCAAAAAAAGTTGCCAAGGTTACAccaaaaaaag gtAAACCAGCAGCTAAAAAAGGCAAAGGTAAAGGCAAAGGTAGTGATAGCGACAGTGATGAAGATTGGGGTAAAAGCAAAAAACCAGCAGCTGGTGCTAAAAAAGGACCAGGTAAAGGAAAAGGTGGTTACACAAGAGCAATACCATTGTCACCAGAATTAGCAGCTATTGTTGGTGCTGAAGCGATGGCAAGAGGTGAAGTTGTTAAAAAAGTTTGGGCAATCATCAGAGAAAGAAACTTATAt GACCCAAAAAATAAGCAATATGCCATTTGCGATGATGAATTGATGAAAGTCATTGGTGTCAAACGTTTCAGAACCTTTGGTATGATGAAATATCTTAAAAGTCACTTCGTAGGTTAA
- the LOC122854153 gene encoding fibrillin-2-like isoform X1: MKSVCSGTFCKCYTNYKDLKDCTLKPSHFREFKNDGIIGRICHHDIDCNLHNRHCNTTTHQCACDRGYVASKNSKTCLPVAKSMDEFCEDDKQCLATMPNTTCQEHKCTCINGFNYNKNICYKQIGINEHCTANEECSHVPRAICNDNQTCSCSSDDILSFDKTRCISTSLDSQDACLASVECKASFGDAECVDKSCKCIQNNHYAADIKRCVLNRAIDESCEFDYECYQENAANEIGSLKCLSNKCICSDDSTRDGNICIGNGATTINQSILFGGLLTAILTIIMSY, translated from the exons ATGAAATCAGTATGTTCAGGTACATTTTGCAAATgttatacaaattataaagACTTGAAAGATTGTACATTGAAACCATCACACTTtagagaatttaaaaatgatggaATTATTGGAAGAATTTGTCATCATGATATTGATTGTAATTTGCATAATAGACATTGTAATACAACAACACATCAATGTGCCTGTGATCGTGGATATGTTGCATCGAAAAATTCTAAAACATGTTTAcctg ttgcaAAATCAATGGATGAATTTTGTGAAGATGACAAGCAGTGTCTTGCAACAATGCCCAATACAACTTGTCAAGAACATAAATGTACTTGTATTAATGGAtttaattacaacaaaaatatttgctaCAAACAaattg GTATCAATGAACATTGCACAGCAAATGAAGAATGTTCACATGTTCCACGAGCAATATGTAATGATAATCAAACATGTTCATGCTCAAGTGATGACATATTGAGTTTTGATAAAACAAGATGTATTTCAACATCTCTTGATAGTCAAGATGCATGTTTGGCTAGTGTAGAGTGTAAAGCATCATTTGGTGATGCTGAATGTGTTGATAAATCATGCAAGTgtattcaaaataatcattatgcTGCTGATATTAAACGTTGTGTTCTTAATAGAG CAATTGATGAATCATGCGAGTTTGATTATGAATGTTATCAAGAAAATGCTGCCAATGAAATTGGaagtttaaaatgtttatcaaataaatgtatttgctCTGATGATTCAACAAGAGATGGAAATATATGTATTGGTAATGGTGcaacaacaattaatcaaTCCATATTATTCGGTGGTTTATTAACtgcaatattaacaataatcatgAGTTATTAA